In the Salinisphaera sp. T31B1 genome, one interval contains:
- a CDS encoding SURF1 family protein, translated as MLVFAALCGLGIWQIDRGEQKEQMLAQQAVAIKNAPRSFNRAAASDSNPAYGSRYTVDGRMDASQQILLDNQAFDGRIGYRVWTPVVMADGRRVLVDRGWVPLGAGGRSDIPSPAGPDGPVRMTGRWRDLPEPGMRLGGAPDCTARGWPRVLNYPTISSVRCQYDGPVVDGLLLLDESDDRGFARDWQAALVQMPPVRHFGYAAQWFAMAIAVAAIFLFVNLKRIR; from the coding sequence GTGCTCGTATTCGCCGCGCTGTGCGGGCTCGGTATCTGGCAGATCGACCGTGGCGAGCAGAAGGAGCAGATGCTAGCGCAGCAAGCCGTGGCGATCAAAAATGCGCCACGGTCTTTCAACCGCGCCGCCGCCTCAGACAGCAACCCGGCTTATGGTTCTCGATACACCGTCGACGGGCGGATGGATGCGTCGCAGCAGATACTGCTCGACAACCAGGCGTTCGATGGCCGGATCGGCTACCGGGTATGGACACCCGTGGTGATGGCTGACGGGCGCCGAGTGCTGGTGGATCGCGGTTGGGTTCCACTGGGCGCGGGCGGGCGATCGGACATACCTTCACCCGCCGGGCCGGATGGCCCGGTCCGGATGACAGGGCGCTGGCGTGATCTGCCGGAACCGGGCATGCGTCTGGGCGGGGCGCCCGACTGCACGGCTCGCGGCTGGCCGCGGGTGCTCAACTATCCGACTATATCCTCGGTACGCTGTCAGTACGACGGCCCGGTGGTCGACGGGCTGCTGCTACTCGACGAAAGCGACGACCGCGGTTTTGCCCGCGACTGGCAGGCTGCGCTGGTGCAGATGCCGCCGGTACGCCATTTCGGCTATGCGGCTCAATGGTTCGCAATGGCCATCGCGGTCGCGGCCATCTTTCTTTTCGTCAATCTCAAGCGAATTCGATGA
- the cyoE gene encoding heme o synthase, whose translation MSSPSSSATVEQPTLSQRLNDYYELCKPRVVLLIVFTAMVGMFLATPGMVPVDALVFGTLGITLMAASAAAVNQMLDIKADGRMARTRKRPLVTGHLDMGQSARFAVAIGVAGMLVLMCLVNALTAWLTLFTLIGYAGVYTVYLKRATPQNIVIGGAAGAAPPILGWAAVTGTVDAHALILFLIIFIWTPPHFWALAIERHKEYAEVDIPMLPVTHGLEYTRTQVLLYTVLLLLVSLLPFVAGLSGPLYLVSAVILSGWFLVYAVRLKYAPKPGLAMRTFGYSIVYLMAIFTALLVDHYVPVVFG comes from the coding sequence ATGTCTAGCCCGAGCAGCAGCGCCACAGTCGAACAGCCGACATTGAGTCAGCGGCTGAACGATTACTACGAGCTGTGCAAACCGCGCGTGGTGCTTCTGATCGTGTTCACGGCCATGGTCGGCATGTTTCTGGCGACGCCGGGCATGGTCCCGGTCGATGCGCTGGTCTTCGGTACGCTCGGCATCACCCTGATGGCCGCCTCGGCCGCCGCCGTCAATCAGATGCTCGATATAAAGGCCGATGGGCGCATGGCGCGTACACGCAAACGCCCGTTGGTCACCGGTCATCTGGACATGGGACAGTCGGCACGCTTTGCCGTGGCCATCGGCGTAGCCGGCATGCTGGTGCTGATGTGTCTGGTCAATGCGCTGACCGCCTGGCTGACCCTGTTCACCCTGATCGGCTATGCCGGGGTCTATACGGTCTATCTCAAGCGCGCCACCCCGCAGAACATCGTTATCGGCGGTGCCGCGGGCGCAGCGCCGCCGATACTGGGCTGGGCCGCGGTGACCGGTACGGTCGATGCCCACGCACTGATTCTGTTTCTGATTATCTTCATCTGGACACCGCCGCATTTCTGGGCCCTGGCCATCGAACGGCACAAGGAATACGCCGAGGTGGATATTCCCATGCTGCCGGTCACGCACGGCCTCGAATACACGCGTACGCAGGTATTGCTGTATACCGTGCTGCTGTTGCTGGTGTCGTTACTACCGTTCGTCGCCGGGCTGAGCGGTCCGCTCTATCTGGTCAGCGCGGTCATTCTGTCTGGCTGGTTCCTCGTCTACGCGGTCCGCCTGAAGTACGCGCCCAAACCGGGCCTGGCGATGCGCACCTTTGGCTATTCGATCGTCTATCTGATGGCGATCTTCACCGCCTTGCTCGTGGATCACTACGTGCCTGTCGTCTTCGGCTGA
- a CDS encoding COX15/CtaA family protein produces the protein MSRFQLNLATLCLAFVVITLGAFVRLSDAGLGCPDWPGCYGHLDVPTAQADVARANERFAHRPVEAPKAWKEMIHRYAAGTLGLLILAMALAALRRSDNPHQQRALPWVLVALVIFQALLGMWTVTLLLKPLIVTGHLLGGMATFALLGWCLYRQGNLFSGWRARSVGTLRVAAGVALALLVGQIFLGAWTSTNYAALACPDFPTCQTYWWPPTDYPAAFTLWHGLGINYEYGILDSIPRATIHWTHRLGAVLIVAVLVALAGLLFRQGVFERRWRGMGLTLLAALALQVGLGISTVVFHLPLPVAVAHNGGAALLLLTLVAINHAAWRARDHV, from the coding sequence GTGTCGCGCTTTCAACTGAATCTGGCTACGTTGTGTCTGGCCTTTGTCGTCATCACCCTGGGTGCGTTCGTACGTCTGTCTGATGCCGGGCTGGGTTGTCCCGACTGGCCCGGCTGTTACGGGCATCTGGACGTGCCGACCGCTCAGGCCGATGTGGCGCGCGCCAACGAGCGCTTCGCCCACCGCCCCGTTGAGGCGCCCAAGGCATGGAAGGAGATGATCCACCGCTATGCGGCCGGGACCCTGGGCCTGTTGATTCTCGCAATGGCACTGGCCGCTCTTCGGCGCAGCGACAATCCTCATCAGCAACGTGCCTTGCCATGGGTGCTGGTGGCGCTGGTGATATTCCAGGCGCTGCTCGGAATGTGGACGGTTACGCTGCTGCTCAAGCCGCTGATCGTGACCGGTCACCTGCTGGGCGGCATGGCGACGTTCGCCCTGCTCGGGTGGTGTCTCTATCGGCAGGGCAATCTGTTTTCCGGCTGGCGAGCGCGCAGCGTAGGGACCCTGCGCGTTGCGGCCGGTGTGGCGCTGGCACTGCTCGTCGGACAGATCTTCCTCGGCGCATGGACCTCGACCAACTATGCCGCGCTGGCGTGTCCGGATTTTCCGACCTGTCAGACCTACTGGTGGCCGCCGACCGACTATCCGGCGGCCTTTACCCTGTGGCACGGCCTGGGTATCAACTACGAATACGGCATCCTCGACAGTATTCCGCGGGCGACGATCCACTGGACCCATAGATTGGGTGCCGTGCTGATCGTCGCCGTGCTGGTGGCGCTGGCCGGCCTGCTGTTCCGCCAGGGCGTGTTCGAACGCCGCTGGCGCGGCATGGGCCTGACGTTGCTGGCTGCACTGGCGTTGCAGGTGGGTCTGGGCATCTCCACGGTGGTATTCCACCTGCCGCTGCCCGTGGCCGTTGCCCACAACGGGGGGGCGGCCCTGTTACTATTGACACTTGTCGCGATCAATCATGCCGCATGGAGAGCGCGCGATCATGTCTAG
- a CDS encoding twin transmembrane helix small protein, which produces MIKLFIVAFLIAILAALGSGLVFLVRDTGDTRRVVKALTWRIVLSVVLIGLLFAGYLAGIVHPHNLGR; this is translated from the coding sequence ATGATCAAACTTTTCATCGTCGCCTTCCTGATCGCCATACTCGCGGCCCTCGGATCGGGGCTGGTGTTCCTAGTACGGGATACCGGCGACACGCGGCGCGTGGTCAAGGCACTCACGTGGCGGATCGTGCTGTCTGTCGTATTGATCGGCCTGCTGTTCGCCGGCTACCTGGCCGGCATCGTGCATCCGCACAACCTCGGCCGCTGA
- a CDS encoding YqcC family protein encodes MTRPQDSAPPVHRIADSVLAIEQAMREAGYWHDEVPAPAAMASRTPFCADTLSFTQWLQFVFLPRMRALIEADARLPAASAIAPLAEESLDERFGKDRLVECLQRFDRLIDGR; translated from the coding sequence ATGACCCGACCGCAGGATTCCGCCCCGCCCGTCCACCGGATCGCCGATAGTGTGCTGGCGATCGAACAGGCCATGCGCGAGGCCGGCTACTGGCATGACGAGGTGCCCGCGCCCGCGGCCATGGCCAGCCGGACCCCATTCTGTGCCGACACCCTGTCGTTCACACAGTGGCTTCAGTTCGTGTTCCTGCCGCGCATGCGGGCGCTGATTGAAGCCGACGCCCGTCTGCCCGCTGCGAGCGCGATTGCGCCGCTCGCCGAGGAGAGTCTGGACGAGCGGTTCGGCAAGGACCGACTGGTCGAGTGCCTGCAGAGATTCGATCGCCTGATCGACGGCCGCTGA
- a CDS encoding transglycosylase SLT domain-containing protein: MHRYLLFLLTLALAGCVTAPPRSTANVCDIFYDKSGWYDDADAAFDRWGAPIQVQMAIIYQESRFVGDARPPRKRLLWIIPWTHITSAYGYTQALDSTWNWYKRDSGNGWADRDDFGDATDFVGWYMAKSSAMLGISKWDAYSQYLAYHEGQAGYRRGTYKNKPWLMRTAGRVDARAGRYAAQLQGCRADLENPGHWWWPF; encoded by the coding sequence ATGCATCGTTATCTTCTGTTCCTGCTCACGCTCGCGCTGGCCGGCTGCGTGACCGCGCCTCCGCGGTCGACCGCGAATGTCTGTGACATCTTCTACGACAAAAGTGGCTGGTACGATGATGCCGATGCCGCATTTGATCGGTGGGGTGCGCCGATTCAGGTGCAGATGGCGATCATCTATCAGGAATCACGATTCGTGGGGGATGCACGTCCGCCGCGCAAGCGTCTGCTATGGATCATCCCGTGGACTCATATCACCTCGGCCTATGGCTATACCCAGGCGCTCGACAGCACCTGGAACTGGTACAAGCGCGATAGTGGTAACGGCTGGGCCGACCGAGACGACTTCGGCGACGCGACCGATTTCGTTGGTTGGTACATGGCCAAGAGCAGCGCGATGCTCGGAATCTCCAAATGGGATGCCTACAGCCAGTACTTGGCCTATCACGAGGGTCAGGCAGGCTATCGCCGTGGTACTTACAAGAACAAGCCGTGGCTGATGCGTACCGCAGGCCGGGTCGACGCCCGTGCCGGACGCTACGCCGCCCAGTTACAGGGTTGCCGTGCCGATCTGGAAAACCCCGGCCATTGGTGGTGGCCGTTCTGA